Proteins from one Ignavibacteriales bacterium genomic window:
- the rlmN gene encoding 23S rRNA (adenine(2503)-C(2))-methyltransferase RlmN, whose protein sequence is MNINNKKIQLKGLTLPELEEYFVSIGEPKFRGKQVFNWMYNHLATDFSEMGNISKELRQKLTATCKLQTLNLVTTQNSPSTGTKKYLFATHDERKIESVVIPEKERNTLCISTQVGCPLDCKFCATGLMGYKRNLSVGEVVDQYLLTAKEHGKKNITNIVYMGMGEPLLNYETTLKSVEIFTHELTKGLSRLRITISTAGIAPRIKDLADRSVRVKLALSLHSGFEDIRSMIMPINKKYSLKENLEALKYYAKKTKTRITFEYTMLKDINDRYEDIKALTKICSSIPSKINIIPFNSIKHMAPEGISSKLEPTPSIEIHQFADSLRNNNITVMIRETQGDDIAAACGQLAVKIN, encoded by the coding sequence ATGAATATCAATAACAAGAAAATACAACTTAAAGGACTAACACTTCCGGAACTTGAAGAGTATTTCGTTTCAATCGGCGAACCAAAGTTCAGAGGCAAACAAGTCTTTAATTGGATGTATAATCATCTTGCTACTGATTTTTCCGAAATGGGGAATATTTCAAAAGAGCTTAGACAAAAACTTACTGCAACCTGCAAACTGCAAACTCTAAACTTAGTAACTACTCAAAATTCACCATCAACCGGAACAAAAAAATATTTGTTTGCAACACATGATGAACGGAAGATCGAATCGGTCGTAATTCCAGAAAAAGAAAGAAATACACTTTGTATCTCCACTCAAGTCGGCTGCCCGCTTGATTGTAAATTTTGCGCAACAGGACTAATGGGTTATAAAAGAAACCTTTCTGTTGGCGAAGTTGTGGATCAATATCTTCTAACAGCTAAAGAACATGGTAAAAAAAATATTACCAATATCGTTTATATGGGGATGGGTGAACCTCTTCTTAATTACGAAACAACATTAAAGTCGGTAGAAATTTTTACACACGAGCTTACAAAAGGATTGAGCAGATTGCGCATTACGATTTCGACTGCTGGCATAGCACCAAGAATAAAAGATCTTGCCGATCGCAGTGTTCGTGTTAAACTTGCTCTCTCACTTCATTCCGGATTTGAAGATATTAGAAGTATGATAATGCCCATAAATAAAAAATATTCTCTCAAAGAAAATCTTGAAGCTCTAAAATATTATGCAAAGAAAACAAAAACACGAATCACTTTTGAATACACAATGCTGAAAGATATCAACGACCGTTACGAAGATATAAAAGCGCTTACTAAAATTTGCAGTTCTATTCCGTCAAAAATTAATATCATTCCTTTCAACAGTATAAAACATATGGCCCCGGAAGGTATTTCTTCCAAACTTGAACCCACACCGTCAATAGAGATACATCAATTTGCAGATAGCCTCCGCAATAACAATATCACAGTTATGATCCGCGAAACACAGGGCGATGATATAGCGGCGGCATGCGGACAGTTGGCAGTTAAAATAAATTAG
- a CDS encoding nucleotidyltransferase family protein — protein MSKPIINGLLISAGLSGRMGQFKPLMLYKDKSFVVTIVEKLLTVCERVVVVTGFKSDEVKSVCSLQFADRVECVFNPDYECGMLTSLQAGLAKLKDSDWIIYHFVDQPFHEEKFYCELISKIDDNYDWIQPCYNGKEGHPVLFKKNIFEKILTADSSSSLRLIRDDGNTKTKKWECGYSQILKDFDTPEDMQNFFLPNLF, from the coding sequence ATGAGTAAGCCGATCATAAACGGGTTGCTAATCTCAGCCGGATTATCCGGAAGAATGGGACAATTCAAACCGTTAATGCTTTACAAGGATAAATCATTTGTTGTAACAATAGTTGAAAAACTTTTAACAGTTTGCGAAAGAGTTGTTGTTGTGACGGGATTCAAGAGCGATGAAGTCAAATCAGTTTGCAGTTTGCAGTTTGCAGATAGAGTTGAATGTGTTTTCAATCCTGACTATGAGTGTGGTATGCTCACTTCACTTCAAGCCGGACTGGCGAAATTAAAAGATTCGGATTGGATCATATATCATTTTGTAGATCAGCCGTTTCATGAAGAAAAATTTTATTGTGAACTAATTTCCAAAATCGATGATAATTATGATTGGATACAGCCATGTTATAACGGAAAAGAAGGTCATCCGGTTTTATTTAAGAAAAATATATTCGAAAAAATTTTAACAGCAGATTCTTCTTCTTCACTTCGATTGATTAGAGACGATGGAAATACGAAGACAAAAAAATGGGAGTGTGGTTACTCCCAAATTTTAAAAGATTTTGATACACCCGAAGATATGCAAAATTTTTTCCTCCCTAATTTATTTTAA
- a CDS encoding pyridoxal-phosphate dependent enzyme: MKNYIYKCFDCGKTYSKDEIEKNLIYLCPSCGMIEKNQPLRGVLLVEYDYASIKKKYKKKEFLNLQPGRFWQYNLLWPLDLKNPSIAELLRNDIERLSLPSNCILKYSFKGNNFFVLDDTRNPTLSFKDRASSLVALKAKELGIKEIAAASTGNAGSSLAGICARLGLKSMIFVPKLIPEAKRIQIQSYGAEIYLVDGDYDLAFDTCLEISSEKKLYNRNTGYNPLTVEGKKSAAFDIFMTTKGKMPDLIFVPTGDGVVLSGLYKGLWELKELGWIKELPKLMAVQAEGSNAVVRYMKDQKFEYMPAKSIADSISAGAPRCLYMTYDSIVKTKGEAIQVSDNEILEAQKFVAQNYGILIEPSSSSTFAAYKKYISQNKLHDQTALLLFTGNGLKDTSALKSWNSNIEPSSPKYLKEKLLNK; encoded by the coding sequence ATGAAAAATTATATCTACAAATGTTTCGACTGCGGAAAGACTTACAGCAAAGATGAGATAGAAAAAAATCTGATCTATCTCTGTCCATCTTGCGGCATGATTGAAAAGAACCAACCGTTGCGTGGGGTTCTTTTAGTTGAATATGATTATGCATCAATTAAAAAGAAATACAAGAAAAAGGAATTCCTAAATCTGCAGCCGGGAAGATTTTGGCAATATAATTTATTATGGCCGCTGGATTTGAAAAATCCCTCAATCGCTGAGCTACTTCGGAATGACATAGAGAGATTATCCCTTCCGTCAAATTGTATATTAAAATATTCTTTCAAAGGGAATAATTTTTTTGTCCTTGATGACACACGTAATCCTACTTTGTCATTTAAGGACCGTGCTTCCAGTTTGGTTGCTCTCAAAGCAAAAGAGCTTGGTATAAAAGAGATTGCCGCAGCTTCAACCGGGAATGCGGGTTCTTCATTAGCGGGAATCTGCGCACGGCTCGGATTGAAATCAATGATCTTTGTACCGAAACTTATTCCGGAAGCAAAACGGATTCAGATCCAATCATACGGAGCTGAAATTTATTTAGTTGACGGCGACTATGATCTAGCATTCGATACTTGTTTGGAAATCTCTTCAGAGAAAAAATTATACAATAGAAACACCGGCTATAATCCGCTTACTGTCGAAGGTAAAAAATCTGCAGCATTTGATATTTTTATGACAACCAAAGGTAAAATGCCGGACCTAATTTTTGTTCCTACCGGTGACGGTGTTGTATTAAGCGGATTGTATAAAGGATTATGGGAATTGAAAGAGCTTGGCTGGATTAAAGAACTTCCAAAATTAATGGCTGTTCAAGCTGAAGGAAGTAATGCCGTAGTCAGATATATGAAGGATCAAAAGTTCGAATACATGCCTGCTAAAAGTATTGCCGATTCAATTTCTGCCGGTGCGCCAAGATGTTTATACATGACTTATGACTCAATTGTAAAAACTAAAGGCGAAGCGATTCAAGTGAGCGACAATGAAATTCTTGAAGCACAAAAATTTGTCGCACAGAATTATGGAATTTTAATTGAACCGTCTTCTTCATCAACATTTGCTGCATACAAAAAATACATCTCACAAAATAAACTGCATGATCAGACTGCTCTGCTTCTTTTTACCGGAAATGGATTGAAGGATACTTCTGCTCTAAAGAGTTGGAATTCTAACATCGAACCGAGCTCACCAAAATATTTAAAAGAAAAATTATTAAACAAATGA
- a CDS encoding YgeY family selenium metabolism-linked hydrolase, whose protein sequence is MKEKLFSAVEAEKENLFSLIQKLIQIKSYSGEEKEIVEFIVSKMKEYGFDDAFHDGFGNAVGRIGNGPIKIMFDAHVDTVKVTDTETWAHPPFAGEIVNGKMYGRGVVDEKPAMAGFMIAGKVLKAVYGNDFPFTLYVVGSVLEEDADGYPLYHIIANEGIKPDYVLLGEPTDLKVYLGQRGRMELKITATGKSAHGAHNQKGINAIYKMQPIISEIEKLDKKLKPKQPLGKGSITVSQVISKAPSTCSVSDYCQIHLDRRMTIGENKNSVVKELKAIIKKHKSDAKISIPNVEGTSWKGTKFSQEAYFPTWVYDEKHPLVDAAMKTSKEAIGKAKSGVWSFSTNGVATAGHFGIPTIGFAPGKEELSHSSKEELVLNDLLKATKFYSLFPFELIERIK, encoded by the coding sequence ATGAAAGAAAAATTATTTAGTGCAGTTGAAGCTGAGAAAGAAAATTTATTTTCTCTTATTCAAAAATTAATTCAAATTAAAAGCTACAGCGGTGAAGAAAAAGAAATTGTTGAGTTCATTGTTTCTAAGATGAAAGAATACGGATTTGACGATGCGTTTCATGACGGGTTTGGAAATGCGGTGGGAAGAATCGGCAACGGACCAATAAAAATTATGTTTGACGCACACGTTGACACAGTGAAAGTTACCGATACTGAAACTTGGGCGCATCCGCCATTTGCCGGAGAAATCGTAAACGGAAAAATGTACGGACGCGGAGTTGTTGATGAGAAGCCCGCTATGGCTGGATTTATGATCGCGGGAAAAGTTTTGAAAGCGGTTTACGGAAATGATTTTCCATTCACTCTTTATGTTGTCGGTTCAGTGCTTGAAGAAGATGCAGACGGTTATCCGCTTTATCATATAATCGCCAATGAAGGAATCAAACCGGATTATGTTTTACTTGGCGAACCGACCGATCTAAAAGTTTACCTCGGACAACGCGGAAGAATGGAATTGAAAATTACTGCAACGGGAAAATCTGCACACGGCGCACATAATCAAAAAGGAATTAATGCGATCTATAAAATGCAGCCGATAATTTCTGAAATAGAAAAACTTGATAAAAAATTAAAACCCAAACAACCACTTGGTAAGGGTTCAATAACTGTTAGCCAAGTTATTTCCAAAGCACCGTCAACTTGTTCGGTCTCGGATTATTGCCAGATTCATCTTGATAGAAGAATGACGATCGGAGAAAATAAAAATTCTGTTGTGAAAGAATTAAAAGCGATTATCAAAAAGCATAAGAGCGATGCAAAAATTTCCATTCCAAATGTTGAAGGAACAAGCTGGAAAGGAACGAAGTTTTCACAAGAGGCATATTTCCCTACGTGGGTTTATGATGAGAAACATCCGTTAGTTGATGCTGCAATGAAAACTTCTAAGGAAGCAATCGGAAAAGCGAAGAGCGGTGTATGGAGTTTCTCTACTAACGGAGTTGCAACTGCCGGACATTTTGGAATTCCGACAATCGGTTTTGCGCCGGGTAAAGAAGAACTTTCTCACTCATCGAAAGAAGAACTTGTATTGAATGATTTGCTGAAGGCAACAAAGTTTTATTCGCTCTTTCCGTTTGAGTTAATAGAGAGAATTAAGTAA